Proteins encoded together in one Desulfovibrio sp. window:
- a CDS encoding DNA polymerase III subunit delta, which yields MTERQGFSFLVCPDPEMVKRRLERLMASSGGGFTRQVFWGDADDFDATFWQALSTVSLFAEPKAVVLRRAEGLDKDFWEKLTRPLAGFNQHVWPVICLEGPHDAKKGPALPKGLSERPYWKVGQQKGWVWISPGLTEENMVPTLRDWANARHLNFEKGVLQELTRILPRDMTACARELEKLELAAHNGEIGMDLLDLLSVEKDLDIFGFLKALEEGRDPAGVWRTVFGHQLSGEDGFLFQFMAILSREARTMWQLLHEDPDCKVHPYVRKLKTPMAGRLGAVGLAKLWDLALEVESSVKFGRKSPDQALEMLVADLHALFAKVRSRV from the coding sequence ATGACCGAACGCCAAGGTTTTTCATTTCTCGTCTGCCCCGATCCCGAGATGGTCAAACGCAGATTGGAGCGGCTCATGGCCTCGTCCGGAGGCGGATTCACCCGCCAGGTGTTCTGGGGCGATGCGGACGATTTCGACGCAACCTTCTGGCAGGCGCTCTCCACGGTGAGCCTTTTCGCTGAACCAAAAGCAGTGGTGCTTCGGCGCGCCGAGGGACTGGACAAGGATTTCTGGGAAAAGCTGACACGTCCCCTGGCCGGGTTCAACCAGCACGTCTGGCCGGTCATCTGCCTGGAAGGCCCGCACGACGCAAAAAAGGGGCCAGCGCTCCCCAAGGGGCTATCCGAGAGGCCCTATTGGAAGGTGGGGCAGCAAAAGGGGTGGGTGTGGATTTCCCCGGGGCTTACCGAAGAAAACATGGTCCCCACCCTGCGCGACTGGGCCAATGCCCGTCATCTGAACTTCGAGAAGGGCGTGCTTCAGGAACTGACCAGGATTCTGCCCCGGGACATGACCGCCTGCGCCCGCGAGCTGGAGAAACTGGAGCTGGCCGCCCACAATGGCGAGATCGGCATGGATCTTCTGGATCTTTTAAGCGTCGAGAAGGATCTGGACATTTTTGGATTCCTTAAGGCCCTGGAAGAAGGGCGCGACCCGGCCGGGGTCTGGCGTACGGTTTTCGGCCATCAGCTTTCAGGCGAGGACGGCTTCCTGTTTCAGTTCATGGCCATCCTTTCGCGCGAGGCCAGAACCATGTGGCAGCTGCTGCACGAGGACCCGGATTGCAAGGTCCACCCCTACGTGCGCAAGCTGAAGACCCCCATGGCGGGGCGCCTGGGGGCAGTGGGCTTGGCCAAATTATGGGATTTGGCCCTGGAGGTGGAGTCTTCCGTGAAGTTCGGGCGCAAATCCCCAGACCAGGCCCTGGAGATGCTCGTGGCTGATCTGCATGCCCTGTTTGCCAAGGTTAGATCGCGTGTTTGA
- a CDS encoding NAD(P)H-dependent oxidoreductase, producing the protein MSKVLLLIGSPRSKSTSRVLGEYLVDGLTARGWQSETLVLPGLLEAQEGRARLWGEFLGAELTILAAPVYADSPPAPVMRALEFLAEEPGQKSKTRRFAAVFNCGFPEPEHTSICLDVCRLFSRKAGLTWAGGLGIGGGGTIDGARLTVRGNMTRNLRRALETAAQDLASGREISLEAQTLAAKPIVPPWLYLLLAETGWWLEAWKRRTLFKLGDRPFRKP; encoded by the coding sequence ATGAGCAAAGTTCTGTTGCTCATCGGAAGCCCGAGGTCCAAAAGCACGTCACGGGTGCTGGGAGAATACCTGGTGGATGGGCTCACAGCTCGGGGCTGGCAGTCTGAGACCCTGGTCCTCCCCGGGCTTCTGGAAGCGCAGGAAGGCAGGGCCAGACTGTGGGGAGAATTTCTGGGCGCGGAGCTTACCATCCTGGCCGCTCCAGTCTATGCGGATTCTCCCCCGGCCCCGGTGATGCGGGCTCTGGAGTTCCTGGCCGAAGAGCCCGGGCAGAAATCCAAGACTCGCCGTTTCGCAGCGGTGTTCAATTGCGGTTTTCCCGAACCAGAGCACACGTCCATCTGCCTTGATGTCTGCCGTCTTTTTTCCCGGAAGGCCGGTCTCACTTGGGCTGGCGGACTGGGGATAGGAGGGGGAGGGACCATCGACGGGGCCCGTCTGACGGTCCGCGGCAACATGACCAGAAATCTTCGCCGTGCTCTGGAAACGGCGGCGCAAGACCTCGCAAGCGGACGGGAAATATCCCTCGAAGCCCAGACCCTGGCCGCCAAGCCCATTGTTCCCCCCTGGCTGTACCTCCTGCTGGCTGAAACCGGTTGGTGGCTGGAAGCCTGGAAGCGGCGCACACTCTTCAAACTGGGCGACAGGCCCTTCAGGAAGCCATGA
- a CDS encoding flavodoxin family protein — protein MRAVLLDASPPANDSCRQGADALRRALVDAGHAVECFGLSELPMAPCRGCFACWTATPGRCPFPDASEMVTRAVISSELAVWYSPLRFGAWSWIAKKALDRMICLVSPHFDSSGLTRHTGRYSHFPALWGVGWLPEPDPEQTQVFKRLVEHNAYNMRAPVWEATAVHGDRPWSAQRETCLNALAALSRTSGAA, from the coding sequence ATGCGCGCTGTGCTCCTTGATGCTTCCCCCCCGGCCAACGATTCCTGCCGCCAGGGCGCTGACGCCCTGCGTCGCGCTCTGGTGGACGCGGGGCATGCGGTGGAATGTTTCGGGTTGTCCGAGCTCCCGATGGCCCCATGCCGGGGCTGCTTCGCCTGTTGGACCGCCACCCCGGGCCGCTGCCCTTTCCCGGATGCCTCGGAGATGGTGACCAGGGCGGTCATCTCTTCTGAACTGGCGGTGTGGTACTCCCCTCTTCGGTTCGGGGCTTGGTCCTGGATCGCCAAGAAAGCCTTGGACCGCATGATCTGCCTGGTGTCGCCACACTTCGACTCCTCGGGCCTGACCAGGCACACGGGGCGCTACTCTCATTTTCCGGCTCTCTGGGGTGTCGGCTGGCTGCCGGAACCCGATCCGGAGCAGACGCAGGTTTTCAAAAGGCTGGTTGAACACAACGCATACAACATGCGCGCCCCGGTGTGGGAGGCCACGGCGGTCCATGGCGACCGGCCCTGGTCCGCGCAGCGCGAAACGTGTCTGAACGCCTTAGCCGCGCTTTCCAGAACGTCAGGAGCAGCCTGA
- the chrA gene encoding chromate efflux transporter — protein sequence MPELVSIWTIFKSFFIAGATAYGGPAMMPTLRREVVEKRAFVSREEFRLGLGLCQVIPGGTLMQLAAYIGLKLRGLPGALAAYTGFSAPAFLLMTLLSSFYMQTRNAPLAQSVYSGLKVVVLAICLMSCLDFVKRFSPTRRHQAFTAGAAALFLAGAGIVPIVFGAALLGMFFLDPGPAPEPGDTPSNNGALRLAVIMGMVLLACLAALRITDRLLFDLALSMIKVDLLAFGGFGVFPVMYAEVVEYRGWIDESTFIEGMALAQVTPGPSLLASAFMGYMVRGITGAVVASVGVFAVSFVIVLAASHYREKIIGSLKARQALSGVLATLGGMIVAVSWTLGKAVPLGWPSAVILVATLAALAKKLSVFWIVLSAAVASMFLY from the coding sequence ATGCCTGAACTGGTGTCCATCTGGACAATATTCAAGAGTTTCTTCATTGCCGGGGCCACTGCCTACGGCGGCCCGGCCATGATGCCCACCCTGCGCCGCGAGGTGGTGGAAAAAAGGGCCTTTGTCAGCCGGGAGGAATTCCGCCTGGGGCTTGGCCTGTGCCAAGTCATACCCGGCGGTACCCTCATGCAGCTTGCGGCCTACATTGGGCTCAAGCTGAGGGGGCTCCCAGGGGCGCTTGCCGCCTACACGGGGTTCTCTGCTCCGGCCTTTTTGCTCATGACCCTTCTCTCATCCTTTTACATGCAAACCCGCAACGCCCCCCTGGCCCAGTCCGTCTATTCCGGGCTCAAGGTAGTAGTGCTGGCCATTTGCCTCATGTCCTGCCTGGACTTCGTGAAGCGCTTCTCCCCGACTCGCCGCCACCAGGCCTTCACTGCCGGGGCGGCCGCCCTGTTCCTGGCCGGGGCGGGCATCGTGCCCATTGTTTTCGGCGCCGCCCTTTTGGGAATGTTTTTTTTGGACCCGGGCCCCGCTCCAGAACCCGGAGACACCCCCTCAAACAACGGAGCACTGCGCCTCGCGGTGATCATGGGAATGGTGCTTCTAGCTTGCCTGGCCGCGTTGCGTATCACCGACAGGCTGCTTTTCGACCTGGCTCTTTCCATGATCAAGGTGGACCTGCTCGCTTTCGGAGGTTTCGGAGTTTTTCCGGTGATGTATGCCGAGGTGGTCGAGTACCGGGGCTGGATAGACGAATCCACCTTCATCGAGGGAATGGCCCTGGCCCAGGTGACACCCGGGCCGAGTCTTTTGGCTTCCGCCTTCATGGGCTACATGGTGCGAGGGATCACCGGAGCCGTGGTGGCCTCGGTAGGCGTTTTCGCGGTCTCCTTCGTGATCGTGCTGGCCGCTTCCCACTACCGCGAAAAGATCATCGGTTCGCTCAAGGCCAGACAGGCTCTCTCAGGGGTGCTGGCCACTCTTGGCGGGATGATCGTTGCCGTGAGCTGGACCCTGGGCAAGGCCGTGCCCTTGGGCTGGCCTTCTGCGGTTATTCTGGTGGCGACCCTGGCCGCGCTGGCAAAGAAACTCTCCGTTTTCTGGATCGTGCTGTCCGCGGCCGTGGCCTCCATGTTCCTCTACTGA